A genomic stretch from Bosea sp. F3-2 includes:
- a CDS encoding ABC transporter ATP-binding protein, which yields MSVIDLATGQEVRAAVQAPTILDVKNLVTHFPVRSGVVRAVDGVSFTLQRGKTLCIVGESGSGKSVTARSILQIVDAPGRIVSGSMVLHRPDGTSVDLAKLNPRGREIRAVRGREIAMIFQEPMSSLSPVHTVGDQIMEVLRLHLGMGKKEARARCVELLKQVEIPNAETAVDRYTFEFSGGMRQRVMIAMALACNPSLLIADEPTTALDVTTQAEILDLIRRLQKQHGMAVMFITHDMGVVAEIADDVLVMHHGKVMESGPVDAIFHTPQDDYTRMLIGSVLKLEQKAEIRLKRPPIAEEAAPVLQVKNLAMYFGSLKAPLRAVDDVSLEVRPGETLGIVGESGSGKTTMGRCLLRVYEPQAGTIDYRRADGEVVDLLKADKATLKACRREIRMIFQDPVGSLNPRMTVAQIVGEPLLVNKIAQGKELDDRVAELLRQVGLEPSWRERYPHAFSGGQRQRIGIARAIALNPRIIVADEATSALDVSLRSQMLDLMMNLQDKLGLSYVFISHDIGVIRYMCDRVAVMYRGKVVETGAAEQVCNAPTHPYTQALLSAIPRPDPRARSIHRRHRYVG from the coding sequence ATGAGCGTCATCGATCTTGCCACCGGCCAGGAGGTCCGCGCCGCAGTCCAGGCGCCGACAATCCTCGACGTGAAGAATCTCGTGACGCATTTCCCGGTGCGCAGCGGCGTCGTCAGGGCCGTCGACGGCGTGTCCTTCACGCTGCAGCGCGGCAAGACGCTCTGCATCGTCGGCGAGAGCGGCTCGGGCAAGAGCGTGACCGCGCGCTCGATCCTGCAGATCGTCGACGCGCCGGGGCGTATCGTCTCGGGCTCGATGGTCCTGCACCGGCCCGACGGAACCTCCGTCGACCTCGCGAAGCTGAACCCGCGCGGTCGGGAGATCCGCGCGGTGCGCGGCCGCGAGATCGCGATGATCTTCCAGGAGCCGATGTCGTCGCTCTCGCCAGTCCACACGGTCGGCGACCAGATCATGGAGGTGCTGCGGCTGCATCTCGGCATGGGCAAGAAGGAGGCCCGCGCGCGCTGCGTCGAGCTGCTCAAGCAGGTCGAGATCCCCAATGCCGAAACCGCGGTGGATCGCTACACGTTCGAATTCTCGGGCGGCATGCGCCAGCGCGTGATGATCGCGATGGCGCTGGCCTGTAACCCCTCCCTGCTCATCGCCGACGAGCCGACGACGGCGCTGGACGTCACCACGCAGGCCGAGATCCTCGACCTGATCAGGCGGCTGCAGAAGCAGCACGGCATGGCGGTGATGTTCATCACCCACGACATGGGCGTGGTCGCCGAGATCGCCGATGACGTGCTGGTGATGCACCACGGCAAGGTCATGGAGAGCGGCCCGGTCGACGCCATCTTCCACACGCCGCAGGACGACTACACCCGCATGCTGATCGGCTCCGTGCTGAAGTTGGAGCAGAAGGCCGAAATCCGGCTGAAGCGGCCGCCGATCGCGGAGGAAGCCGCGCCGGTCCTGCAGGTCAAGAACCTCGCGATGTATTTCGGCTCGCTGAAAGCTCCGCTCAGGGCCGTCGACGATGTCTCGCTGGAGGTCAGGCCGGGCGAGACGCTCGGCATCGTCGGAGAATCCGGCTCAGGCAAGACAACAATGGGACGCTGTCTACTCAGGGTCTACGAGCCGCAGGCCGGGACGATCGACTATCGCCGCGCCGATGGCGAGGTCGTGGACCTGCTCAAGGCCGACAAGGCGACGCTGAAGGCCTGCCGGCGCGAGATCCGGATGATCTTCCAGGATCCGGTCGGCTCGCTCAACCCGCGCATGACCGTGGCCCAGATTGTCGGCGAGCCCCTGCTCGTCAACAAGATCGCGCAGGGCAAGGAACTCGACGACCGGGTCGCCGAGCTGCTGCGCCAGGTCGGTCTGGAGCCGTCCTGGCGGGAGCGCTACCCGCATGCCTTCTCCGGCGGCCAGCGCCAGCGCATCGGCATCGCCCGCGCCATCGCGCTCAATCCGCGCATCATCGTCGCCGACGAGGCGACCTCGGCGCTCGACGTTTCGCTGCGCTCGCAGATGCTCGACCTGATGATGAACCTGCAGGACAAGCTCGGGCTGTCCTACGTCTTCATCAGCCACGATATCGGCGTCATCCGCTACATGTGCGACCGGGTCGCGGTGATGTATCGCGGCAAGGTGGTCGAGACCGGCGCGGCCGAGCAGGTCTGCAACGCGCCGACGCACCCCTATACCCAGGCACTGCTCTCGGCGATTCCGCGGCCTGATCCCAGGGCCCGCAGCATCCACCGCCGGCATCGTTATGTCGGCTAG
- a CDS encoding ABC transporter permease, translating into MTDTALSSVDSKRLAVASQWQLVWWAFRRHHLAMAGLVVTAFLYIIAIAPGFFAVNDPSLQNARAAFHPPQVIHFIDRAADGSWSFRPFIHPSAFKRDPQTLSAIYSEDKTRKNYVRFFGEGYEYKLFGLFSTTTHLIASENKAQPIFLLGTDRLGRCVFSRIIQGTQISLSVGLVGVLLSLTIGILLGGISGYYGGRIDFAVQRVIEFVLSLPSIPIWLALSAALPQDWPATLNYFMITLILSLTGWAQLARVVRGRFLSLRTEEFVTAARLDGASEGRVIFRHMLPSFASHIIASISLAIPAMILAETALSFLGLGLQPPTISWGVLLREAQNIRSIATAPWLFAPGVAVVVAVIALNFLGDGLRDAADPYNK; encoded by the coding sequence ATGACCGACACCGCCCTTTCATCCGTCGACAGCAAGCGGCTGGCCGTCGCCTCGCAATGGCAGCTCGTCTGGTGGGCTTTCAGGCGGCACCATCTCGCCATGGCCGGGCTGGTCGTCACGGCGTTCCTCTACATCATCGCGATCGCGCCCGGCTTCTTCGCCGTCAACGACCCGTCGCTGCAGAATGCGCGGGCGGCCTTTCACCCGCCGCAGGTGATCCATTTCATCGACAGGGCGGCGGATGGGAGCTGGTCCTTCCGCCCCTTCATCCATCCCTCCGCGTTCAAGCGCGACCCGCAGACGCTCTCGGCGATCTATAGCGAGGACAAGACCCGCAAGAACTACGTCCGGTTCTTCGGCGAGGGCTACGAGTACAAGCTGTTCGGCCTGTTCAGCACCACGACCCACCTGATCGCCTCGGAGAACAAGGCCCAGCCGATCTTTCTGCTCGGAACCGACCGGCTCGGCCGCTGCGTCTTCAGCCGCATTATCCAGGGTACCCAGATCTCCCTGTCGGTCGGCCTGGTCGGCGTCCTGCTCTCCCTGACCATCGGCATCCTGCTCGGCGGCATTTCCGGCTATTACGGTGGGCGGATCGACTTCGCGGTGCAGCGCGTCATCGAGTTCGTGCTGTCATTGCCCAGCATTCCGATCTGGCTCGCGCTCTCGGCGGCCCTGCCGCAGGATTGGCCGGCGACGCTCAACTACTTCATGATCACGCTGATCCTCTCCCTGACGGGCTGGGCGCAGCTCGCCCGGGTCGTGCGCGGCCGCTTCCTGAGCCTGCGCACCGAGGAATTCGTCACCGCGGCCCGGCTCGACGGTGCCTCGGAAGGACGGGTGATCTTCCGCCACATGCTGCCGAGCTTCGCCAGCCACATCATCGCCTCGATCTCGCTGGCGATCCCAGCGATGATCCTGGCCGAGACCGCGCTCAGCTTCCTCGGCCTGGGCCTGCAGCCGCCGACCATCTCCTGGGGCGTGCTGCTGCGCGAGGCCCAGAACATCCGCTCGATCGCGACCGCGCCCTGGCTGTTCGCGCCCGGCGTCGCTGTGGTGGTCGCCGTGATCGCCCTCAACTTCCTGGGAGACGGATTGCGCGACGCCGCTGATCCGTACAACAAATGA
- a CDS encoding ABC transporter permease has translation MLRFIVKRLLWMVPSLIVVSFLAFVLIQLPPGDFVTTYIATLAASNEVVDQNTAADLRVRFGLDQPMIVQYFKWISGIVLRGDFGLSFEWQQPVSDLIWERMALTLVLTFSTLLATWGIALPIGVFSAVKKYSIGDYIVTFFSFLGLAIPSFLLALVLMYVAAVEFGQEVGGLFSEQYLTAPWSIGKVIDLLQHLWIPVIILAVSGTASLIRVMRANMLDELNRPYVTTARAKGLSEFHLLVKYPVRLALNPFISTISWLLPNLVSGSIIVAIVLSLPTAGPLLLQSLMSQDMYLAGAFVLLICALTLIGSLISDILLALVDPRIRLE, from the coding sequence ATGCTCCGCTTCATCGTCAAGCGCCTCCTCTGGATGGTGCCCTCGCTGATCGTCGTCAGCTTCTTGGCCTTCGTGCTGATCCAGCTCCCGCCGGGCGACTTCGTCACGACCTATATCGCGACGCTCGCCGCCTCGAACGAGGTGGTCGACCAGAACACGGCGGCGGATCTGCGGGTCCGCTTCGGGCTCGACCAGCCGATGATCGTCCAATACTTCAAATGGATCAGCGGCATCGTGCTGCGAGGCGATTTCGGCCTCAGCTTCGAGTGGCAGCAGCCGGTCAGCGACCTGATCTGGGAGCGGATGGCGCTGACCCTGGTGCTGACCTTCTCGACCCTGCTCGCGACCTGGGGCATCGCGCTGCCGATCGGCGTGTTCTCGGCCGTCAAGAAATATTCGATCGGCGACTACATCGTCACCTTCTTCAGCTTCCTCGGCCTCGCCATCCCGAGCTTCCTGCTCGCGCTCGTGCTGATGTACGTCGCGGCCGTTGAGTTCGGGCAGGAGGTCGGCGGGCTCTTCTCCGAGCAGTACCTGACGGCGCCCTGGAGCATCGGCAAGGTCATCGACCTGCTGCAGCATCTCTGGATTCCGGTCATCATCCTGGCCGTCTCCGGCACCGCCAGCCTGATCCGCGTCATGCGCGCCAACATGCTCGACGAGCTGAACAGGCCCTATGTCACGACGGCACGGGCGAAGGGCCTCTCGGAGTTCCACCTGCTGGTGAAATACCCGGTCCGCCTCGCCCTCAACCCGTTCATCTCGACGATTTCCTGGCTGCTGCCCAACCTGGTCTCCGGCTCGATCATCGTCGCGATCGTGCTGAGCTTGCCCACGGCTGGGCCGCTCCTGCTCCAGTCGCTGATGAGCCAGGACATGTATCTGGCCGGCGCCTTCGTGCTGCTGATCTGCGCGCTCACGCTCATCGGCTCGCTGATCAGCGACATCCTGCTCGCCCTCGTCGACCCCCGCATTAGGCTGGAATAG